The following are from one region of the Rhodospirillales bacterium genome:
- a CDS encoding porin, which produces MQRGSCRFRSVLAGTASAQETAPMADTEPMTVNMHTAEQHAVTVGGTVEVLFGSSDHADGVDGMDRTIFSRINVNYDKTLDSGLQIAARISYGLNGRNSPTYVDIDDPSNTNNAGKLVLPRTDLGGAPDVLFMTIGGGFGTISVGAHPGATCSLMPRPVAFTQTLNWTHHLQFAGIAYENLLLQEPQYCATPESVSYASPAMGGLKAMVTYAPNANANQALSLKDAVKNNDKVSEDLINAAASWSSSMGGADISLGAGLNNSSGADGVETMTVAGTIGLGGITVGASYFNHDHSDSTGYTLGAKYSLGPLTPGIVYAVEEYDAADAKFAQESGLVIGASYAVGGGMLGFLEYMKIEKDGRTSASDEDTLLIGGLRLDF; this is translated from the coding sequence CTGCAACGAGGTTCATGCCGATTCCGCTCCGTACTCGCGGGAACCGCAAGCGCGCAAGAGACAGCCCCCATGGCTGACACCGAGCCGATGACGGTCAACATGCACACGGCGGAGCAGCATGCGGTAACCGTTGGCGGCACGGTCGAAGTTCTCTTCGGATCCTCTGATCACGCGGACGGTGTCGACGGCATGGACCGAACGATTTTCAGTCGGATCAACGTGAACTACGACAAAACGCTGGACAGTGGTTTGCAGATCGCGGCCCGCATTTCGTACGGCTTGAATGGCCGTAATTCGCCCACATACGTCGACATTGATGACCCAAGCAACACCAACAATGCTGGCAAACTGGTACTTCCCAGGACAGATCTCGGTGGAGCACCGGACGTTCTGTTCATGACCATCGGTGGAGGCTTCGGCACCATCAGCGTTGGCGCACACCCGGGCGCCACGTGTTCGCTGATGCCACGGCCCGTGGCTTTCACGCAGACGCTGAACTGGACTCATCACCTGCAGTTCGCCGGCATTGCCTACGAGAATCTCCTTTTGCAGGAACCGCAGTACTGCGCTACTCCCGAAAGCGTTTCCTATGCGTCTCCGGCAATGGGCGGACTCAAAGCGATGGTCACCTACGCGCCCAATGCGAATGCGAACCAGGCACTTAGCCTCAAGGATGCTGTCAAGAACAACGATAAGGTCTCAGAGGATCTGATTAACGCTGCCGCTTCTTGGTCGAGTTCGATGGGTGGAGCGGACATATCGCTCGGCGCCGGGCTCAACAACTCATCGGGGGCCGACGGAGTCGAGACGATGACTGTAGCGGGCACGATCGGGCTCGGTGGTATCACCGTCGGTGCCAGTTACTTCAACCACGACCACTCAGACTCAACTGGTTACACGCTCGGCGCCAAGTACTCTTTGGGGCCGTTGACCCCAGGGATCGTCTACGCGGTCGAGGAGTACGACGCCGCGGACGCCAAATTTGCTCAGGAATCGGGTCTTGTGATCGGGGCGAGCTACGCCGTAGGCGGAGGCATGCTCGGGTTCTTGGAATACATGAAGATTGAGAAAGACGGCCGCACCAGTGCCAGCGACGAAGACACACTCCTGATTGGTGGTCTGCGACTGGACTTCTGA
- a CDS encoding tyrosine-type recombinase/integrase, with translation MDALPDEPVALKMLLVEAVSRGSGIETYLIYGDQWLRNAADVDALPDEPAMLKMLLVEAVIRWNASGTLLVRGDNSLRNAADVSALPDDPAMLKMLLTEAVSRARRLTESGLGRLEPGRHYVGDGTGLFVDVSETRKVSFGQRLRVAGTGKRIELGLGSWPAFRLEEVKVKAAAHRRMARHGKNPLLVRAEVPTVAEAVEEFFKEFGPSWVGRNTERAYRASLAKYVLPGLGARRVDQVRRSDLAAAVKPAWVEYRRVGRDLLRVLRGTFRWVRAHDFRKDLPTDGVEDLLPRIEREERHHEAMSHEDVSEAVARARMFENHVRRVTPSDRMLALAFEMTILTGLRRQELVGIRWRDIDGPTRVLTIDAHRMKKKTKAHKVPLSSAAMDVLRRARELSFSKENTGEHVFMYPAHIGNRVAMKPISPYSLSRFLQRLGLNGTLHGFRSALDDWATEKGTDAQIVERALGHAVKSKVRRAYSRTDLLERRRVLMEAWGEHATRACQGGADVRRFPGSSRPLQKPRQSLQEVQNKVTRASS, from the coding sequence GTGGATGCATTGCCGGACGAACCGGTGGCGCTGAAGATGCTCTTGGTGGAGGCGGTGAGCCGTGGGAGCGGCATTGAGACGTACCTGATCTACGGTGATCAGTGGTTGCGAAATGCCGCGGATGTGGACGCATTGCCGGATGAGCCGGCCATGCTCAAGATGCTCTTGGTGGAAGCGGTCATTCGGTGGAACGCCTCTGGAACGCTTCTGGTCCGTGGCGACAATTCCTTGCGAAATGCTGCGGACGTAAGTGCTCTGCCGGACGACCCGGCCATGCTCAAGATGCTGTTGACGGAGGCGGTGAGCCGGGCCAGGCGATTGACGGAAAGCGGCTTGGGACGCCTGGAGCCTGGCCGGCACTACGTTGGCGACGGGACCGGGCTGTTCGTGGACGTATCTGAGACTAGGAAGGTCTCGTTTGGTCAGCGGTTGCGCGTTGCCGGAACCGGCAAGCGCATTGAACTGGGGCTTGGCTCGTGGCCTGCCTTCCGATTGGAAGAAGTGAAAGTCAAGGCGGCTGCTCATCGACGGATGGCGCGACACGGCAAGAATCCATTGCTGGTACGAGCGGAAGTGCCAACCGTCGCGGAGGCCGTGGAGGAATTCTTCAAGGAGTTTGGCCCTTCCTGGGTAGGTCGCAACACGGAACGCGCATACCGGGCAAGCCTTGCGAAGTACGTATTGCCGGGGTTAGGCGCGCGGCGCGTCGATCAGGTGAGGCGGTCTGACCTTGCCGCCGCGGTGAAACCTGCCTGGGTGGAGTACCGGCGGGTGGGACGAGACCTGTTGCGGGTGCTCCGTGGCACGTTTCGCTGGGTACGGGCCCATGATTTTCGGAAAGACCTTCCAACGGACGGCGTAGAGGACCTGTTGCCCAGGATCGAACGTGAAGAACGACACCATGAAGCGATGAGCCACGAAGACGTTTCGGAGGCAGTAGCAAGGGCTCGGATGTTCGAGAACCACGTCAGGAGGGTGACGCCAAGTGACAGGATGCTGGCCCTCGCATTCGAGATGACGATTCTGACGGGTCTGAGGCGGCAGGAACTCGTGGGCATCCGCTGGCGTGACATTGATGGACCGACGCGCGTTTTGACGATCGACGCTCATCGCATGAAGAAAAAGACGAAGGCACACAAGGTCCCGCTGTCGAGTGCCGCGATGGACGTATTGCGGCGAGCACGCGAGCTGAGCTTCAGCAAGGAGAACACAGGCGAGCACGTGTTCATGTACCCGGCGCACATCGGCAATCGTGTTGCGATGAAGCCAATTTCGCCGTACTCGCTGTCGAGATTCCTGCAGCGCCTCGGCCTGAACGGGACATTGCACGGGTTTCGGAGCGCGCTCGACGACTGGGCGACTGAGAAGGGAACGGATGCGCAGATCGTGGAGCGCGCATTGGGCCACGCGGTGAAGAGCAAGGTGCGGCGTGCTTACTCGCGGACAGACTTGCTTGAGCGGCGGAGAGTGCTCATGGAAGCATGGGGCGAGCACGCCACCCGCGCCTGTCAAGGAGGCGCAGACGTTCGGCGGTTCCCGGGCTCCTCCCGTCCCCTCCAGAAACCCCGCCAGTCTCTGCAAGAGGTGCAGAACAAGGTAACCCGTGCTTCCTCATGA
- the ilvB gene encoding biosynthetic-type acetolactate synthase large subunit, whose protein sequence is MQLTGAEIIVRALADLGVEVVFGYPGGAVLPIYDAIFRQNRVRHILVRHEQAAVHMAEGYARSTGRVGVVLVTSGPGATNTVTGLTDALMDSVPVLCLTGQVPTHLIGNDAFQEADTVGITRSCTKHNYLIKDVRQLVPVIAEAYTVAAKGRPGPVVVDLPKDVQNAELEYVAPVQDSERYRPRETPPAPQVKAALDLILRAKRPIIYAGGGVVNSGPSACRALTRLVRETGFPVTTTLMGLGSVPASEPNFLGMLGMHGTYEANMAMHECDVMLNVGARFDDRVTGRLDAFSPGSKKIHIDIDPSSINKNVAVDVPVQGDAGRSINALRRGWKANGRNAHGNGIGAWWKTIKGWQARNCLEYENSSERIKPQYALERLAAALTGRDAYVTTEVGQHQMWAAQFLRFERPQRWMTSGGLGTMGYGFPAAVGTQVADLERLVICVAGEASFMMNLQELSTVQQYRLPVKIFIVNNEYLGMVRQWQEFFHGSRYAESYSDALPDFVELAESFGIKGLRAERPDTIDDLIAEMIDHDGPVLADIRVEKSENVFPMIPAGAAHNEMRLSADDEDGAEHTDEGLLLV, encoded by the coding sequence ATGCAGCTCACCGGTGCAGAAATCATTGTGCGCGCGCTCGCCGACCTCGGCGTGGAGGTCGTGTTCGGGTACCCGGGCGGCGCCGTCCTGCCGATCTACGACGCGATCTTCCGGCAAAACCGGGTGCGCCACATCCTCGTGCGGCACGAGCAGGCAGCCGTGCACATGGCGGAAGGGTATGCCCGTTCGACCGGCCGCGTGGGGGTCGTTCTCGTGACCTCCGGACCCGGTGCCACGAACACGGTCACCGGGCTTACGGATGCGCTGATGGACAGTGTCCCGGTGCTCTGCCTGACGGGCCAGGTCCCCACCCACCTGATCGGCAACGACGCCTTCCAGGAAGCGGACACGGTCGGCATCACGCGCTCGTGCACCAAGCACAACTACCTGATCAAGGACGTCCGCCAGCTGGTGCCGGTAATCGCCGAGGCCTACACGGTCGCGGCCAAGGGGCGGCCCGGCCCCGTGGTCGTCGATCTCCCGAAGGACGTCCAGAACGCGGAGCTCGAGTACGTCGCTCCTGTGCAGGACAGCGAGCGCTACCGGCCTAGGGAGACGCCGCCCGCCCCCCAGGTCAAGGCAGCGCTGGACCTCATCCTTCGAGCCAAGCGACCGATCATCTACGCCGGCGGCGGCGTGGTGAACTCGGGTCCGTCCGCCTGCCGGGCACTCACGCGGCTGGTGCGCGAAACCGGGTTCCCGGTGACCACGACGCTCATGGGCCTCGGCTCCGTGCCGGCCAGCGAACCCAACTTCCTCGGGATGCTCGGCATGCACGGCACCTACGAAGCCAACATGGCCATGCACGAGTGCGACGTGATGCTCAACGTGGGGGCGCGCTTTGACGACCGGGTCACCGGCCGGCTCGACGCGTTCTCGCCAGGATCCAAGAAGATCCACATCGACATCGACCCCTCAAGCATCAACAAGAACGTCGCGGTCGACGTGCCGGTCCAGGGCGACGCAGGCCGCTCGATCAACGCCCTGCGGCGCGGCTGGAAGGCCAACGGCCGCAATGCCCACGGCAACGGCATCGGTGCCTGGTGGAAGACCATCAAGGGCTGGCAGGCGCGCAACTGCCTCGAGTACGAGAACTCCAGCGAACGCATCAAGCCGCAGTACGCTCTCGAGCGGCTGGCGGCGGCGCTCACCGGCCGCGACGCCTACGTCACGACCGAAGTCGGGCAGCACCAGATGTGGGCGGCGCAGTTCCTTCGCTTCGAGCGACCCCAGCGCTGGATGACGTCGGGCGGGCTCGGCACCATGGGATACGGCTTCCCGGCCGCGGTCGGCACCCAAGTCGCTGATCTCGAGCGGCTGGTGATCTGCGTTGCGGGCGAAGCGTCGTTCATGATGAATCTGCAGGAACTCTCCACGGTCCAGCAGTACCGGCTGCCGGTCAAGATCTTCATCGTCAACAACGAGTACCTCGGGATGGTGCGCCAGTGGCAGGAGTTCTTTCACGGGAGCCGCTACGCCGAGAGCTACTCGGACGCGCTCCCGGACTTCGTCGAACTTGCCGAGTCGTTCGGCATCAAGGGGCTCCGCGCCGAACGTCCGGACACGATTGATGACCTGATCGCCGAGATGATCGACCACGACGGACCCGTGCTGGCCGACATCCGGGTCGAGAAGAGCGAAAACGTGTTTCCGATGATCCCGGCCGGCGCGGCGCACAACGAGATGCGCCTTTCGGCAGATGACGAGGACGGCGCCGAGCACACCGACGAGGGTCTGCTGCTGGTCTAG
- a CDS encoding transcriptional regulator yields the protein MSLTRDFKETVRARIERDPTFREMLLEEGVECLLAGEVETGKSMLRDYVNATVGFQELAGLTNKSSKSLMRMLGPHGNPQARNLFQIIGCLQKREGLQLKVQTVRPR from the coding sequence ATGTCGTTGACCCGCGACTTCAAGGAAACCGTACGTGCGCGAATCGAGCGCGATCCGACATTTCGCGAGATGCTGCTGGAGGAGGGCGTGGAGTGCCTGCTTGCCGGTGAAGTGGAAACCGGGAAGTCAATGTTGCGCGACTATGTCAATGCGACCGTCGGATTCCAGGAACTCGCTGGGCTGACGAACAAGTCATCGAAGAGTCTGATGCGCATGCTCGGGCCGCACGGCAACCCGCAGGCACGCAACCTTTTCCAGATCATTGGCTGTCTGCAGAAGCGCGAGGGGCTACAGCTCAAGGTCCAAACTGTCCGCCCGAGATAA
- a CDS encoding PIN domain-containing protein produces MYLADTNVLLAGAPGRKERSASLVAWMDAHADELFLSAVTVAEISDGIAKLRRTGSVSKAERLERWLEVVLHLYADRVLAFDIAAARVAGALTDRARAAGHAPGFADVAIAATAANRNLVVLTRNLRHFAPLQVPAHDPFKGLPQPHGNG; encoded by the coding sequence GTGTACCTCGCAGATACCAACGTCCTGTTGGCCGGGGCCCCCGGCCGGAAGGAGCGATCTGCGTCCCTGGTCGCATGGATGGACGCCCACGCCGACGAACTGTTCCTTTCTGCGGTGACCGTCGCCGAAATCAGCGACGGAATCGCCAAGTTGCGGCGCACCGGCTCGGTTTCCAAGGCCGAGAGACTCGAACGTTGGCTCGAGGTGGTGCTACACCTCTATGCAGACCGGGTGCTGGCCTTCGATATTGCAGCGGCTCGTGTCGCGGGTGCCTTGACCGATCGCGCACGCGCAGCCGGCCATGCGCCAGGTTTCGCCGACGTTGCCATCGCAGCGACCGCCGCCAACCGCAACCTCGTCGTCCTTACCCGAAACCTGCGCCATTTCGCGCCATTGCAGGTTCCGGCGCACGATCCATTCAAGGGCCTGCCCCAACCACACGGGAACGGATAG
- a CDS encoding type II toxin-antitoxin system Phd/YefM family antitoxin, with amino-acid sequence MKQVQLRDAKAKLSALVEDAAHGQSAVITRHGKPRAVILGIDEWNRLRDVPSFGRLLASAPLDDGDLPPRDASPPRNAAL; translated from the coding sequence ATGAAACAAGTGCAATTGCGCGATGCCAAGGCCAAGTTGTCGGCCCTCGTCGAAGATGCCGCCCACGGACAGTCCGCCGTTATCACCCGCCACGGAAAGCCCCGCGCCGTCATTCTCGGGATCGACGAATGGAACCGGCTGCGTGACGTCCCCTCCTTCGGCAGGCTGCTCGCCTCTGCACCGCTGGACGACGGAGACCTGCCGCCGCGCGATGCGAGCCCGCCGCGCAACGCGGCGTTGTAA
- a CDS encoding ribonuclease HII: MADFALEAACGCLRVCGVDEVGRGPWAGPVVAAAVILDRDWDAAGVDDSKRLTAAARARLRCEIEAHAEIGTGQASVCEIDRLNILNATLLAMRRAVAALARAPECALVDGNRLPDLPCPATAVTRGDARSLSIAAASIVAKVERDRLMATLAADFPGYRWERNAGYGTPEHAEALERLGVTPHHRRSFAPVARRLAKIE, translated from the coding sequence ATGGCTGACTTTGCGCTGGAAGCGGCATGCGGGTGCCTCCGCGTGTGTGGCGTGGACGAGGTGGGGCGCGGTCCCTGGGCGGGACCCGTCGTGGCCGCGGCGGTCATTCTGGACCGAGACTGGGACGCGGCCGGAGTTGACGATTCGAAACGCCTGACCGCGGCAGCGCGGGCGCGGCTCCGGTGTGAGATCGAGGCGCACGCCGAGATCGGGACAGGGCAGGCCTCGGTCTGTGAGATCGACCGGCTGAACATCCTCAACGCCACGCTCCTGGCGATGCGACGGGCGGTCGCGGCGCTGGCGCGTGCGCCGGAATGCGCACTTGTCGATGGCAACCGGTTGCCGGATCTACCCTGCCCGGCCACGGCCGTGACACGCGGCGACGCGCGAAGCCTCAGCATTGCGGCCGCGTCGATTGTCGCGAAGGTCGAGCGCGATCGGCTGATGGCCACCCTGGCTGCGGACTTCCCGGGCTACCGCTGGGAGCGGAACGCGGGCTACGGTACGCCCGAGCATGCCGAGGCGCTGGAGCGGCTGGGAGTCACCCCGCACCATCGGCGGTCGTTCGCCCCGGTGGCAAGGCGCTTGGCCAAGATCGAATGA
- a CDS encoding gamma-glutamyl-gamma-aminobutyrate hydrolase family protein (Members of this family of hydrolases with an active site Cys residue belong to MEROPS family C26.), whose protein sequence is MPLPVLYVVHQRRPATGRVARILSALGFPGEVRRPIHGDSLPPTMDEHAAAVVFGGPMSANDDSAYIREEIRWLERVADSGKPILGICLGGQLLARAIGGEVHAHPLGHCEVGWHRVDPADGAPPVFPEPMHFYQWHAEGMSLPPDVEVLATSDRFPVQAWRRRNAVGLQFHPEVTESGMRFWVSRNLDRFLPMPGAQPAAEQFRSHVRHTPAVVRWARTFLTSWVAGKLP, encoded by the coding sequence ATGCCCTTGCCAGTACTCTACGTCGTCCACCAGCGGCGCCCGGCCACCGGTCGGGTCGCCAGAATCCTCTCGGCACTTGGATTCCCGGGTGAAGTCCGCCGCCCCATTCATGGCGACAGCCTTCCCCCGACAATGGACGAGCATGCGGCCGCCGTCGTCTTCGGCGGCCCGATGTCGGCCAACGACGATTCCGCCTACATTCGCGAGGAAATTCGCTGGCTGGAGCGTGTCGCGGATTCGGGCAAACCGATCCTCGGCATCTGTCTCGGGGGGCAACTCCTCGCGCGGGCAATCGGCGGTGAAGTCCACGCGCACCCACTCGGCCATTGCGAGGTGGGCTGGCATCGTGTCGACCCGGCCGACGGCGCCCCGCCGGTCTTTCCTGAACCGATGCACTTTTATCAGTGGCATGCCGAAGGCATGTCGCTTCCTCCGGACGTTGAAGTTCTCGCCACCAGCGACAGGTTTCCCGTACAGGCATGGCGCAGGCGGAACGCCGTGGGGCTCCAGTTCCATCCCGAGGTTACGGAATCCGGCATGCGGTTCTGGGTGAGCCGGAATCTGGATCGGTTCCTGCCGATGCCCGGCGCACAGCCGGCTGCCGAACAGTTCAGGAGCCATGTGCGCCACACGCCCGCGGTCGTGCGGTGGGCCCGAACGTTCCTGACATCGTGGGTAGCCGGGAAACTGCCTTGA
- a CDS encoding type II toxin-antitoxin system RelE/ParE family toxin, whose protein sequence is MRALRWLPEALDDLKRLHAFIEPHSPQAAARAIGVLLASAERLTSFPEMGRPWEADNDFRELPVRFGTRGYVIRYRLPEDRVVIVRVWHALEQR, encoded by the coding sequence ATGCGGGCCTTGCGGTGGCTGCCCGAAGCGCTCGATGACCTGAAACGCCTGCACGCGTTTATCGAACCTCATAGTCCGCAAGCTGCCGCCCGCGCAATTGGCGTGCTCTTGGCATCGGCTGAGCGATTGACGAGCTTCCCGGAGATGGGCCGGCCCTGGGAAGCCGACAATGACTTTCGGGAACTCCCGGTCAGGTTTGGGACACGTGGCTACGTCATCCGATATCGGTTGCCGGAAGACCGAGTCGTGATCGTGCGGGTGTGGCATGCCCTGGAGCAACGCTGA
- a CDS encoding ribbon-helix-helix protein, CopG family, protein MANPTIGLRLSDATYRRLKALGKARDRSPHYLMKAAVERYLEIEEALEAERRLVKDRWERFELTGEALEHADVKSWASGLDSDVGSEST, encoded by the coding sequence ATGGCGAACCCGACAATCGGCCTTCGATTGAGCGATGCCACCTATCGACGGCTAAAGGCTTTGGGCAAAGCCCGCGACCGAAGCCCCCACTATCTGATGAAGGCGGCAGTCGAGCGGTACCTGGAGATTGAGGAAGCGTTGGAGGCTGAACGCCGACTGGTTAAGGACAGGTGGGAGAGGTTCGAACTGACGGGTGAGGCTCTGGAACATGCCGATGTTAAGTCTTGGGCGTCCGGGTTGGATTCCGACGTTGGTTCCGAATCCACGTAA
- a CDS encoding amidase, which translates to MAAFMDYEEHDALALAALVARGETTPEEILEAAIERVEARNGIVNAVTNRLYDPGRAAVAAGLPNGPLKGVPYLLKDLGASLAGCPTTRGCKFFEDVVPAEDSEHVKRLKRAGMVIFGRTNTCELGLSLTCEPRLHGATKNPWDQTRISGGSSGGAAAAVGARMLPAAHASDGFGSIRAPAACCGLVGLKPTRGRNTMAPYLGEGSGGLSTEHAVTLSVRDSAAILDATRGLGAGDPYSAAPPARPFLEEVGADPGRLRVAFTARAPNGAQVEADALRVLQETAALATDLGHHVVEADPDIDGEAVVPTFLTLMGVNTVVNLSSHPTAGRAAREDEVERITWLTAKLGEATTGADYVRATQTMHRIGRQMAAFHRDYDVLLTPGLATSTAVKLGWLDMMMDDVGEYWRRVFHFSPFTVWFNLTGQPAIMLPIGESASGLPVAVQMVAPYGDEATLFRLSAQLEAARPWFQRKPAMVRASA; encoded by the coding sequence ATGGCTGCCTTCATGGACTACGAAGAGCACGATGCGCTCGCATTGGCCGCGCTCGTCGCTCGTGGCGAGACCACGCCGGAGGAAATTCTGGAGGCCGCGATCGAGCGGGTCGAGGCGCGAAACGGGATCGTCAACGCAGTCACCAATCGTCTCTATGACCCGGGTCGCGCCGCCGTTGCCGCCGGCCTTCCCAATGGGCCGCTCAAGGGTGTGCCGTACCTCCTGAAGGATCTCGGCGCCTCCCTTGCCGGGTGCCCGACCACGAGGGGCTGCAAGTTCTTCGAAGACGTCGTTCCGGCGGAAGACAGCGAACACGTCAAGCGGCTGAAGCGGGCCGGCATGGTGATCTTCGGGCGAACCAACACCTGCGAGCTCGGCCTCAGCCTTACCTGCGAGCCCCGGTTGCACGGTGCAACGAAGAATCCCTGGGACCAGACGCGCATTTCCGGCGGCTCGAGCGGCGGCGCAGCCGCCGCGGTTGGCGCGCGCATGCTTCCGGCGGCGCACGCCTCGGACGGCTTCGGCTCGATCCGGGCGCCAGCCGCCTGCTGCGGACTTGTCGGGCTCAAGCCAACCCGCGGGCGCAACACCATGGCGCCGTACCTTGGAGAAGGGAGCGGTGGACTGTCCACCGAGCATGCCGTCACCCTGAGTGTGCGCGACAGCGCCGCCATCCTGGATGCCACGCGCGGCCTTGGCGCCGGCGACCCCTACAGCGCGGCCCCGCCGGCTCGCCCTTTTCTGGAAGAGGTCGGCGCCGATCCCGGCAGGTTGCGCGTCGCTTTCACCGCCCGCGCCCCGAATGGCGCCCAGGTCGAAGCAGATGCCCTGCGGGTGCTGCAGGAAACCGCGGCCTTGGCCACGGACCTCGGACACCACGTGGTGGAGGCGGACCCCGACATCGATGGCGAAGCGGTGGTGCCGACCTTCCTTACCCTGATGGGAGTCAATACCGTCGTGAATCTGTCGAGCCACCCGACGGCCGGCCGGGCAGCCCGTGAGGACGAAGTCGAACGCATCACCTGGCTCACCGCGAAGCTGGGCGAAGCCACCACCGGCGCCGACTATGTCCGGGCCACCCAGACGATGCATCGGATCGGGCGGCAGATGGCCGCGTTTCACCGCGACTACGATGTACTGCTGACTCCGGGGCTGGCGACGAGTACGGCGGTGAAGCTCGGCTGGCTCGACATGATGATGGACGACGTGGGTGAATACTGGCGGCGGGTCTTCCACTTCTCGCCGTTCACGGTCTGGTTCAACCTCACCGGGCAACCCGCCATCATGTTGCCCATCGGCGAGAGCGCCAGCGGGCTGCCCGTCGCGGTGCAGATGGTGGCTCCTTATGGCGACGAGGCCACTCTCTTCAGGCTGTCGGCCCAGCTTGAAGCCGCGCGCCCCTGGTTCCAACGCAAGCCCGCGATGGTGCGCGCGAGTGCCTGA